One genomic region from Quercus robur chromosome 4, dhQueRobu3.1, whole genome shotgun sequence encodes:
- the LOC126723670 gene encoding protein PELPK1-like isoform X5 translates to MKTRSFCQGALLGFLVVFFSFAVSCYGEPGQDSSGISLTTKGKSNNEGFKASIDLDKGRFKKPFPSHIPIFKKPSIPILANPHPPKVPIFKKPLLPPIPAFKKPFLPPIPNFKKPLLPPIPIFKKPLPPHGPVVKKPPHVPNLKKPLPPPTPIFKKPLPPLVPVFKKPLPPTIPSFRKPIQPPIPVLKKPFPSFKKPFPFYKPILPPIPNFKKPLPSIPGFKKPILPPIPDFKKPLPPIPSFKKPLLPPIPGFKKPILPPILDFKKPLPSIPGFKKPILPPIPDFKKPLPTIPGFKKPILPPIPDFKKPLPPIPGFKKPLLPPIPSFKKPILPPIPDFKKPLPPIPGFKKPLLPPIPSFKKPILPPFPNFKKPLPPIPDFKKPNLPPIPSFKRPIIPPIPDFTKPLLPIPSFKKPILPHIPDFRKPFLPPIPGFKKPILPPLPDFKKPFLPPIPGFKEPLLPPIPSFKKPLPLIKPLPQFPGFGKSFPPSIPIPKAIVKKKPIP, encoded by the exons ATGAAGACTAGATCCTTTTGTCAAGGGGCTCTTCTGGGCTTCTTGGTGGTGTTCTTCTCGTTTGCTGTGAGCTGCTATGGTGAACCTGGTCAAGACTCTTCAG GGATTAGTTTAACCACTAAAGGAAAGTCTAACAACGAAGGGTTCAAAGCAAGCATAGATCTTGATAAAGGAAGATTCAAGAAACCTTTTCCATCACACATTCCAATCTTTAAGAAACCATCAATTCCCATCCTTGCAAATCCACACCCACCAAAAGttccaatttttaaaaagcCACTTCTACCACCCATTCCTGCTTTCAAGAAGCCATTTCTTCCACCAATTCCAAATTTTAAGAAGCCACTTCTTCCACCAATTCCAATTTTCAAGAAGCCATTACCACCACATGGTCCAGTTGTGAAGAAGCCACCACATGTTCCAAATTTGAAGAAGCCGCTTCCACCACCAACTCCAATTTTCAAGAAGCCATTACCACCATTAGttccagttttcaagaagccaCTTCCTCCAACTATTCCAAGTTTCAGGAAACCAATACAGCCACCAATTCCAGTTCTTAAGAAGCCATTTCCATCATTTAAAAAGCCGTTTCCATTTTATAAGCCGATTCTTCCACCTATTCCTAATTTCAAGAAACCACTTCCATCAATTCCAGGTTTTAAGAAACCAATTCTTCCACCTATTCCTGATTTTAAGAAACCACTTCCACCAATTCCAAGCTTTAAAAAACCACTTCTACCACCAATTCCAGGTTTTAAGAAGCCGATTCTTCCACCTATTCTTGATTTTAAGAAACCACTTCCATCAATTCCAGGTTTTAAGAAGCCAATTCTTCCACCTATTCCTGATTTTAAGAAACCACTTCCAACAATTCCAGGTTTTAAGAAGCCAATTCTTCCACCTATTCCTGATTTTAAGAAACCACTTCCACCAATTCCAGGTTTTAAGAAACCACTTCTACCACCAATTCCAA GCTTTAAGAAGCCAATTCTTCCACCTATTCCTGATTTTAAGAAACCACTTCCACCAATTCCAGGTTTTAAGAAACCACTTCTACCACCAATTCCAAGTTTTAAGAAGCCAATTCTTCCACCTTTTCCTAATTTTAAGAAACCACTTCCACCTATTCCAGATTTTAAGAAACCAAATCTACCACCAATTCCAAGTTTTAAGAGGCCAATTATTCCACCTATTCCTGATTTTACGAAACCACTTCTACCAATTCCAAGTTTTAAGAAGCCAATTCTTCCGCATATACCTGATTTTAGGAAACCATTTCTACCACCAATCCCAGGTTTTAAGAAACCAATTCTTCCACCTCTTCCTGATTTTAAGAAACCATTTCTACCACCAATTCCAGGTTTCAAGGAGCCACTTTTGCCACCTATTCCAAGTTTTAAGAAACCACTCCCTCTTATAAAGCCTTTGCCTCAATTTCCAGGTTTTGGAAAGTCATTTCCACCATCCATTCCAATTCCCAAAGCAATAGTCAAGAAGAAACctattccttag
- the LOC126723670 gene encoding protein PELPK1-like isoform X8 gives MKTRSFCQGALLGFLVVFFSFAVSCYGEPGQDSSGISLTTKGKSNNEGFKASIDLDKGRFKKPFPSHIPIFKKPSIPILANPHPPKVPIFKKPLLPPIPAFKKPFLPPIPNFKKPLLPPIPIFKKPLPPHGPVVKKPPHVPNLKKPLPPPTPIFKKPLPPLVPVFKKPLPPTIPSFRKPIQPPIPVLKKPFPSFKKPFPFYKPILPPIPNFKKPLPSIPGFKKPILPPIPDFKKPLPPIPSFKKPLLPPIPGFKKPILPPIPNFKKPLPTIPGFKKPILPPIPDFKKPLPPIPGFKKPLLPPIPSFKKPILPPFPNFKKPLPPIPDFKKPNLPPIPSFKRPIIPPIPDFTKPLLPIPSFKKPILPHIPDFRKPFLPPIPGFKKPILPPLPDFKKPFLPPIPGFKEPLLPPIPSFKKPLPLIKPLPQFPGFGKSFPPSIPIPKAIVKKKPIP, from the exons ATGAAGACTAGATCCTTTTGTCAAGGGGCTCTTCTGGGCTTCTTGGTGGTGTTCTTCTCGTTTGCTGTGAGCTGCTATGGTGAACCTGGTCAAGACTCTTCAG GGATTAGTTTAACCACTAAAGGAAAGTCTAACAACGAAGGGTTCAAAGCAAGCATAGATCTTGATAAAGGAAGATTCAAGAAACCTTTTCCATCACACATTCCAATCTTTAAGAAACCATCAATTCCCATCCTTGCAAATCCACACCCACCAAAAGttccaatttttaaaaagcCACTTCTACCACCCATTCCTGCTTTCAAGAAGCCATTTCTTCCACCAATTCCAAATTTTAAGAAGCCACTTCTTCCACCAATTCCAATTTTCAAGAAGCCATTACCACCACATGGTCCAGTTGTGAAGAAGCCACCACATGTTCCAAATTTGAAGAAGCCGCTTCCACCACCAACTCCAATTTTCAAGAAGCCATTACCACCATTAGttccagttttcaagaagccaCTTCCTCCAACTATTCCAAGTTTCAGGAAACCAATACAGCCACCAATTCCAGTTCTTAAGAAGCCATTTCCATCATTTAAAAAGCCGTTTCCATTTTATAAGCCGATTCTTCCACCTATTCCTAATTTCAAGAAACCACTTCCATCAATTCCAGGTTTTAAGAAACCAATTCTTCCACCTATTCCTGATTTTAAGAAACCACTTCCACCAATTCCAAGCTTTAAAAAACCACTTCTACCACCAATTCCAGGTTTTAAGAAGCCGATTCTTCCAC CTATTCCTAATTTTAAGAAACCACTTCCAACAATTCCAGGCTTTAAGAAGCCAATTCTTCCACCTATTCCTGATTTTAAGAAACCACTTCCACCAATTCCAGGTTTTAAGAAACCACTTCTACCACCAATTCCAAGTTTTAAGAAGCCAATTCTTCCACCTTTTCCTAATTTTAAGAAACCACTTCCACCTATTCCAGATTTTAAGAAACCAAATCTACCACCAATTCCAAGTTTTAAGAGGCCAATTATTCCACCTATTCCTGATTTTACGAAACCACTTCTACCAATTCCAAGTTTTAAGAAGCCAATTCTTCCGCATATACCTGATTTTAGGAAACCATTTCTACCACCAATCCCAGGTTTTAAGAAACCAATTCTTCCACCTCTTCCTGATTTTAAGAAACCATTTCTACCACCAATTCCAGGTTTCAAGGAGCCACTTTTGCCACCTATTCCAAGTTTTAAGAAACCACTCCCTCTTATAAAGCCTTTGCCTCAATTTCCAGGTTTTGGAAAGTCATTTCCACCATCCATTCCAATTCCCAAAGCAATAGTCAAGAAGAAACctattccttag
- the LOC126723670 gene encoding protein PELPK1-like isoform X3 has translation MKTRSFCQGALLGFLVVFFSFAVSCYGEPGQDSSGISLTTKGKSNNEGFKASIDLDKGRFKKPFPSHIPIFKKPSIPILANPHPPKVPIFKKPLLPPIPAFKKPFLPPIPNFKKPLLPPIPIFKKPLPPHGPVVKKPPHVPNLKKPLPPPTPIFKKPLPPLVPVFKKPLPPTIPSFRKPIQPPIPVLKKPFPSFKKPFPFYKPILPPIPNFKKPLPSIPGFKKPILPPIPDFKKPLPPIPSFKKPLLPPIPGFKKPILPPILDFKKPLPSIPGFKKPILPPIPDFKKPLPPIPGFKKPLLPPIPSFKKPILPPIPNFKKPLPTIPGFKKPILPPIPDFKKPLPPIPGFKKPLLPPIPSFKKPILPPFPNFKKPLPPIPDFKKPNLPPIPSFKRPIIPPIPDFTKPLLPIPSFKKPILPHIPDFRKPFLPPIPGFKKPILPPLPDFKKPFLPPIPGFKEPLLPPIPSFKKPLPLIKPLPQFPGFGKSFPPSIPIPKAIVKKKPIP, from the exons ATGAAGACTAGATCCTTTTGTCAAGGGGCTCTTCTGGGCTTCTTGGTGGTGTTCTTCTCGTTTGCTGTGAGCTGCTATGGTGAACCTGGTCAAGACTCTTCAG GGATTAGTTTAACCACTAAAGGAAAGTCTAACAACGAAGGGTTCAAAGCAAGCATAGATCTTGATAAAGGAAGATTCAAGAAACCTTTTCCATCACACATTCCAATCTTTAAGAAACCATCAATTCCCATCCTTGCAAATCCACACCCACCAAAAGttccaatttttaaaaagcCACTTCTACCACCCATTCCTGCTTTCAAGAAGCCATTTCTTCCACCAATTCCAAATTTTAAGAAGCCACTTCTTCCACCAATTCCAATTTTCAAGAAGCCATTACCACCACATGGTCCAGTTGTGAAGAAGCCACCACATGTTCCAAATTTGAAGAAGCCGCTTCCACCACCAACTCCAATTTTCAAGAAGCCATTACCACCATTAGttccagttttcaagaagccaCTTCCTCCAACTATTCCAAGTTTCAGGAAACCAATACAGCCACCAATTCCAGTTCTTAAGAAGCCATTTCCATCATTTAAAAAGCCGTTTCCATTTTATAAGCCGATTCTTCCACCTATTCCTAATTTCAAGAAACCACTTCCATCAATTCCAGGTTTTAAGAAACCAATTCTTCCACCTATTCCTGATTTTAAGAAACCACTTCCACCAATTCCAAGCTTTAAAAAACCACTTCTACCACCAATTCCAGGTTTTAAGAAGCCGATTCTTCCACCTATTCTTGATTTTAAGAAACCACTTCCATCAATTCCAG GTTTTAAGAAGCCAATTCTTCCACCTATTCCTGATTTTAAGAAACCACTTCCACCAATTCCAGGTTTTAAGAAACCACTTCTACCACCAATTCCAAGTTTTAAGAAGCCGATTCTTCCACCTATTCCTAATTTTAAGAAACCACTTCCAACAATTCCAGGCTTTAAGAAGCCAATTCTTCCACCTATTCCTGATTTTAAGAAACCACTTCCACCAATTCCAGGTTTTAAGAAACCACTTCTACCACCAATTCCAAGTTTTAAGAAGCCAATTCTTCCACCTTTTCCTAATTTTAAGAAACCACTTCCACCTATTCCAGATTTTAAGAAACCAAATCTACCACCAATTCCAAGTTTTAAGAGGCCAATTATTCCACCTATTCCTGATTTTACGAAACCACTTCTACCAATTCCAAGTTTTAAGAAGCCAATTCTTCCGCATATACCTGATTTTAGGAAACCATTTCTACCACCAATCCCAGGTTTTAAGAAACCAATTCTTCCACCTCTTCCTGATTTTAAGAAACCATTTCTACCACCAATTCCAGGTTTCAAGGAGCCACTTTTGCCACCTATTCCAAGTTTTAAGAAACCACTCCCTCTTATAAAGCCTTTGCCTCAATTTCCAGGTTTTGGAAAGTCATTTCCACCATCCATTCCAATTCCCAAAGCAATAGTCAAGAAGAAACctattccttag
- the LOC126723670 gene encoding protein PELPK1-like isoform X9 — protein MKTRSFCQGALLGFLVVFFSFAVSCYGEPGQDSSGISLTTKGKSNNEGFKASIDLDKGRFKKPFPSHIPIFKKPSIPILANPHPPKVPIFKKPLLPPIPAFKKPFLPPIPNFKKPLLPPIPIFKKPLPPHGPVVKKPPHVPNLKKPLPPPTPIFKKPLPPLVPVFKKPLPPTIPSFRKPIQPPIPVLKKPFPSFKKPFPFYKPILPPIPNFKKPLPSIPGFKKPILPPIPDFKKPLPPIPSFKKPLLPPIPGFKKPILPPILDFKKPLPSIPGFKKPILPPIPDFKKPLPTIPGFKKPILPPIPDFKKPLPPIPGFKKPLLPPIPSFKKPILPPIPNFKKPLPTIPGFKKPILPPIPDFKKPLPPIPGFKKPLLPPIPSFKEPLLPPIPSFKKPLPLIKPLPQFPGFGKSFPPSIPIPKAIVKKKPIP, from the exons ATGAAGACTAGATCCTTTTGTCAAGGGGCTCTTCTGGGCTTCTTGGTGGTGTTCTTCTCGTTTGCTGTGAGCTGCTATGGTGAACCTGGTCAAGACTCTTCAG GGATTAGTTTAACCACTAAAGGAAAGTCTAACAACGAAGGGTTCAAAGCAAGCATAGATCTTGATAAAGGAAGATTCAAGAAACCTTTTCCATCACACATTCCAATCTTTAAGAAACCATCAATTCCCATCCTTGCAAATCCACACCCACCAAAAGttccaatttttaaaaagcCACTTCTACCACCCATTCCTGCTTTCAAGAAGCCATTTCTTCCACCAATTCCAAATTTTAAGAAGCCACTTCTTCCACCAATTCCAATTTTCAAGAAGCCATTACCACCACATGGTCCAGTTGTGAAGAAGCCACCACATGTTCCAAATTTGAAGAAGCCGCTTCCACCACCAACTCCAATTTTCAAGAAGCCATTACCACCATTAGttccagttttcaagaagccaCTTCCTCCAACTATTCCAAGTTTCAGGAAACCAATACAGCCACCAATTCCAGTTCTTAAGAAGCCATTTCCATCATTTAAAAAGCCGTTTCCATTTTATAAGCCGATTCTTCCACCTATTCCTAATTTCAAGAAACCACTTCCATCAATTCCAGGTTTTAAGAAACCAATTCTTCCACCTATTCCTGATTTTAAGAAACCACTTCCACCAATTCCAAGCTTTAAAAAACCACTTCTACCACCAATTCCAGGTTTTAAGAAGCCGATTCTTCCACCTATTCTTGATTTTAAGAAACCACTTCCATCAATTCCAGGTTTTAAGAAGCCAATTCTTCCACCTATTCCTGATTTTAAGAAACCACTTCCAACAATTCCAGGTTTTAAGAAGCCAATTCTTCCACCTATTCCTGATTTTAAGAAACCACTTCCACCAATTCCAGGTTTTAAGAAACCACTTCTACCACCAATTCCAAGTTTTAAGAAGCCGATTCTTCCACCTATTCCTAATTTTAAGAAACCACTTCCAACAATTCCAGGCTTTAAGAAGCCAATTCTTCCACCTATTCCTGATTTTAAGAAACCACTTCCACCAATTCCAGGTTTTAAGAAACCACTTCTACCACCAATTCCAA GTTTCAAGGAGCCACTTTTGCCACCTATTCCAAGTTTTAAGAAACCACTCCCTCTTATAAAGCCTTTGCCTCAATTTCCAGGTTTTGGAAAGTCATTTCCACCATCCATTCCAATTCCCAAAGCAATAGTCAAGAAGAAACctattccttag
- the LOC126723670 gene encoding protein PELPK1-like isoform X4, protein MKTRSFCQGALLGFLVVFFSFAVSCYGEPGQDSSGISLTTKGKSNNEGFKASIDLDKGRFKKPFPSHIPIFKKPSIPILANPHPPKVPIFKKPLLPPIPAFKKPFLPPIPNFKKPLLPPIPIFKKPLPPHGPVVKKPPHVPNLKKPLPPPTPIFKKPLPPLVPVFKKPLPPTIPSFRKPIQPPIPVLKKPFPSFKKPFPFYKPILPPIPNFKKPLPSIPGFKKPILPPIPDFKKPLPPIPSFKKPLLPPIPGFKKPILPPIPDFKKPLPTIPGFKKPILPPIPDFKKPLPPIPGFKKPLLPPIPSFKKPILPPIPNFKKPLPTIPGFKKPILPPIPDFKKPLPPIPGFKKPLLPPIPSFKKPILPPFPNFKKPLPPIPDFKKPNLPPIPSFKRPIIPPIPDFTKPLLPIPSFKKPILPHIPDFRKPFLPPIPGFKKPILPPLPDFKKPFLPPIPGFKEPLLPPIPSFKKPLPLIKPLPQFPGFGKSFPPSIPIPKAIVKKKPIP, encoded by the exons ATGAAGACTAGATCCTTTTGTCAAGGGGCTCTTCTGGGCTTCTTGGTGGTGTTCTTCTCGTTTGCTGTGAGCTGCTATGGTGAACCTGGTCAAGACTCTTCAG GGATTAGTTTAACCACTAAAGGAAAGTCTAACAACGAAGGGTTCAAAGCAAGCATAGATCTTGATAAAGGAAGATTCAAGAAACCTTTTCCATCACACATTCCAATCTTTAAGAAACCATCAATTCCCATCCTTGCAAATCCACACCCACCAAAAGttccaatttttaaaaagcCACTTCTACCACCCATTCCTGCTTTCAAGAAGCCATTTCTTCCACCAATTCCAAATTTTAAGAAGCCACTTCTTCCACCAATTCCAATTTTCAAGAAGCCATTACCACCACATGGTCCAGTTGTGAAGAAGCCACCACATGTTCCAAATTTGAAGAAGCCGCTTCCACCACCAACTCCAATTTTCAAGAAGCCATTACCACCATTAGttccagttttcaagaagccaCTTCCTCCAACTATTCCAAGTTTCAGGAAACCAATACAGCCACCAATTCCAGTTCTTAAGAAGCCATTTCCATCATTTAAAAAGCCGTTTCCATTTTATAAGCCGATTCTTCCACCTATTCCTAATTTCAAGAAACCACTTCCATCAATTCCAGGTTTTAAGAAACCAATTCTTCCACCTATTCCTGATTTTAAGAAACCACTTCCACCAATTCCAAGCTTTAAAAAACCACTTCTACCACCAATTCCAG GTTTTAAGAAGCCAATTCTTCCACCTATTCCTGATTTTAAGAAACCACTTCCAACAATTCCAGGTTTTAAGAAGCCAATTCTTCCACCTATTCCTGATTTTAAGAAACCACTTCCACCAATTCCAGGTTTTAAGAAACCACTTCTACCACCAATTCCAAGTTTTAAGAAGCCGATTCTTCCACCTATTCCTAATTTTAAGAAACCACTTCCAACAATTCCAGGCTTTAAGAAGCCAATTCTTCCACCTATTCCTGATTTTAAGAAACCACTTCCACCAATTCCAGGTTTTAAGAAACCACTTCTACCACCAATTCCAAGTTTTAAGAAGCCAATTCTTCCACCTTTTCCTAATTTTAAGAAACCACTTCCACCTATTCCAGATTTTAAGAAACCAAATCTACCACCAATTCCAAGTTTTAAGAGGCCAATTATTCCACCTATTCCTGATTTTACGAAACCACTTCTACCAATTCCAAGTTTTAAGAAGCCAATTCTTCCGCATATACCTGATTTTAGGAAACCATTTCTACCACCAATCCCAGGTTTTAAGAAACCAATTCTTCCACCTCTTCCTGATTTTAAGAAACCATTTCTACCACCAATTCCAGGTTTCAAGGAGCCACTTTTGCCACCTATTCCAAGTTTTAAGAAACCACTCCCTCTTATAAAGCCTTTGCCTCAATTTCCAGGTTTTGGAAAGTCATTTCCACCATCCATTCCAATTCCCAAAGCAATAGTCAAGAAGAAACctattccttag
- the LOC126723670 gene encoding protein PELPK1-like isoform X7: protein MKTRSFCQGALLGFLVVFFSFAVSCYGEPGQDSSGISLTTKGKSNNEGFKASIDLDKGRFKKPFPSHIPIFKKPSIPILANPHPPKVPIFKKPLLPPIPAFKKPFLPPIPNFKKPLLPPIPIFKKPLPPHGPVVKKPPHVPNLKKPLPPPTPIFKKPLPPLVPVFKKPLPPTIPSFRKPIQPPIPVLKKPFPSFKKPFPFYKPILPPIPNFKKPLPSIPGFKKPILPPIPDFKKPLPPIPSFKKPLLPPIPGFKKPILPPILDFKKPLPSIPGFKKPILPPIPDFKKPLPPIPGFKKPLLPPIPSFKKPILPPIPDFKKPLPPIPGFKKPLLPPIPSFKKPILPPFPNFKKPLPPIPDFKKPNLPPIPSFKRPIIPPIPDFTKPLLPIPSFKKPILPHIPDFRKPFLPPIPGFKKPILPPLPDFKKPFLPPIPGFKEPLLPPIPSFKKPLPLIKPLPQFPGFGKSFPPSIPIPKAIVKKKPIP from the exons ATGAAGACTAGATCCTTTTGTCAAGGGGCTCTTCTGGGCTTCTTGGTGGTGTTCTTCTCGTTTGCTGTGAGCTGCTATGGTGAACCTGGTCAAGACTCTTCAG GGATTAGTTTAACCACTAAAGGAAAGTCTAACAACGAAGGGTTCAAAGCAAGCATAGATCTTGATAAAGGAAGATTCAAGAAACCTTTTCCATCACACATTCCAATCTTTAAGAAACCATCAATTCCCATCCTTGCAAATCCACACCCACCAAAAGttccaatttttaaaaagcCACTTCTACCACCCATTCCTGCTTTCAAGAAGCCATTTCTTCCACCAATTCCAAATTTTAAGAAGCCACTTCTTCCACCAATTCCAATTTTCAAGAAGCCATTACCACCACATGGTCCAGTTGTGAAGAAGCCACCACATGTTCCAAATTTGAAGAAGCCGCTTCCACCACCAACTCCAATTTTCAAGAAGCCATTACCACCATTAGttccagttttcaagaagccaCTTCCTCCAACTATTCCAAGTTTCAGGAAACCAATACAGCCACCAATTCCAGTTCTTAAGAAGCCATTTCCATCATTTAAAAAGCCGTTTCCATTTTATAAGCCGATTCTTCCACCTATTCCTAATTTCAAGAAACCACTTCCATCAATTCCAGGTTTTAAGAAACCAATTCTTCCACCTATTCCTGATTTTAAGAAACCACTTCCACCAATTCCAAGCTTTAAAAAACCACTTCTACCACCAATTCCAGGTTTTAAGAAGCCGATTCTTCCACCTATTCTTGATTTTAAGAAACCACTTCCATCAATTCCAG GTTTTAAGAAGCCAATTCTTCCACCTATTCCTGATTTTAAGAAACCACTTCCACCAATTCCAGGTTTTAAGAAACCACTTCTACCACCAATTCCAA GCTTTAAGAAGCCAATTCTTCCACCTATTCCTGATTTTAAGAAACCACTTCCACCAATTCCAGGTTTTAAGAAACCACTTCTACCACCAATTCCAAGTTTTAAGAAGCCAATTCTTCCACCTTTTCCTAATTTTAAGAAACCACTTCCACCTATTCCAGATTTTAAGAAACCAAATCTACCACCAATTCCAAGTTTTAAGAGGCCAATTATTCCACCTATTCCTGATTTTACGAAACCACTTCTACCAATTCCAAGTTTTAAGAAGCCAATTCTTCCGCATATACCTGATTTTAGGAAACCATTTCTACCACCAATCCCAGGTTTTAAGAAACCAATTCTTCCACCTCTTCCTGATTTTAAGAAACCATTTCTACCACCAATTCCAGGTTTCAAGGAGCCACTTTTGCCACCTATTCCAAGTTTTAAGAAACCACTCCCTCTTATAAAGCCTTTGCCTCAATTTCCAGGTTTTGGAAAGTCATTTCCACCATCCATTCCAATTCCCAAAGCAATAGTCAAGAAGAAACctattccttag
- the LOC126723670 gene encoding protein PELPK1-like isoform X6, with product MKTRSFCQGALLGFLVVFFSFAVSCYGEPGQDSSGISLTTKGKSNNEGFKASIDLDKGRFKKPFPSHIPIFKKPSIPILANPHPPKVPIFKKPLLPPIPAFKKPFLPPIPNFKKPLLPPIPIFKKPLPPHGPVVKKPPHVPNLKKPLPPPTPIFKKPLPPLVPVFKKPLPPTIPSFRKPIQPPIPVLKKPFPSFKKPFPFYKPILPPIPNFKKPLPSIPGFKKPILPPIPDFKKPLPPIPSFKKPLLPPIPGFKKPILPPIPDFKKPLPPIPGFKKPLLPPIPSFKKPILPPIPNFKKPLPTIPGFKKPILPPIPDFKKPLPPIPGFKKPLLPPIPSFKKPILPPFPNFKKPLPPIPDFKKPNLPPIPSFKRPIIPPIPDFTKPLLPIPSFKKPILPHIPDFRKPFLPPIPGFKKPILPPLPDFKKPFLPPIPGFKEPLLPPIPSFKKPLPLIKPLPQFPGFGKSFPPSIPIPKAIVKKKPIP from the exons ATGAAGACTAGATCCTTTTGTCAAGGGGCTCTTCTGGGCTTCTTGGTGGTGTTCTTCTCGTTTGCTGTGAGCTGCTATGGTGAACCTGGTCAAGACTCTTCAG GGATTAGTTTAACCACTAAAGGAAAGTCTAACAACGAAGGGTTCAAAGCAAGCATAGATCTTGATAAAGGAAGATTCAAGAAACCTTTTCCATCACACATTCCAATCTTTAAGAAACCATCAATTCCCATCCTTGCAAATCCACACCCACCAAAAGttccaatttttaaaaagcCACTTCTACCACCCATTCCTGCTTTCAAGAAGCCATTTCTTCCACCAATTCCAAATTTTAAGAAGCCACTTCTTCCACCAATTCCAATTTTCAAGAAGCCATTACCACCACATGGTCCAGTTGTGAAGAAGCCACCACATGTTCCAAATTTGAAGAAGCCGCTTCCACCACCAACTCCAATTTTCAAGAAGCCATTACCACCATTAGttccagttttcaagaagccaCTTCCTCCAACTATTCCAAGTTTCAGGAAACCAATACAGCCACCAATTCCAGTTCTTAAGAAGCCATTTCCATCATTTAAAAAGCCGTTTCCATTTTATAAGCCGATTCTTCCACCTATTCCTAATTTCAAGAAACCACTTCCATCAATTCCAGGTTTTAAGAAACCAATTCTTCCACCTATTCCTGATTTTAAGAAACCACTTCCACCAATTCCAAGCTTTAAAAAACCACTTCTACCACCAATTCCAG GTTTTAAGAAGCCAATTCTTCCACCTATTCCTGATTTTAAGAAACCACTTCCACCAATTCCAGGTTTTAAGAAACCACTTCTACCACCAATTCCAAGTTTTAAGAAGCCGATTCTTCCACCTATTCCTAATTTTAAGAAACCACTTCCAACAATTCCAGGCTTTAAGAAGCCAATTCTTCCACCTATTCCTGATTTTAAGAAACCACTTCCACCAATTCCAGGTTTTAAGAAACCACTTCTACCACCAATTCCAAGTTTTAAGAAGCCAATTCTTCCACCTTTTCCTAATTTTAAGAAACCACTTCCACCTATTCCAGATTTTAAGAAACCAAATCTACCACCAATTCCAAGTTTTAAGAGGCCAATTATTCCACCTATTCCTGATTTTACGAAACCACTTCTACCAATTCCAAGTTTTAAGAAGCCAATTCTTCCGCATATACCTGATTTTAGGAAACCATTTCTACCACCAATCCCAGGTTTTAAGAAACCAATTCTTCCACCTCTTCCTGATTTTAAGAAACCATTTCTACCACCAATTCCAGGTTTCAAGGAGCCACTTTTGCCACCTATTCCAAGTTTTAAGAAACCACTCCCTCTTATAAAGCCTTTGCCTCAATTTCCAGGTTTTGGAAAGTCATTTCCACCATCCATTCCAATTCCCAAAGCAATAGTCAAGAAGAAACctattccttag